The Penicillium digitatum chromosome 6, complete sequence genome contains the following window.
GGCACATTCGTGATGATTCTCCTATTGATCACCTCCTTGGATCGAATTCGTATTGCCACATATGAGCTCTTCTTGATCGCTCATGTTGTTCTTTCCATTCTCACTCTTATAGCGTGCTTTTAGTAAGGAGCTCAGCCCAACACAATTTCCGCATAAAGATCTAACGATTGACAGCCACACGGTCGTATTTGAAGGGAATGAATACTGGAAATACCTATGGCCCTCGGTAGCGATATGGGTTATTGATCGCTTCCTTCGAATTGTGCGACTGTGTTACTGTAACCTGCACGTGAGTGTTTCAAGCAGACGACTTGTCAAGGTTTCTGAGAGCTGCATGGTTTACGACGAAACGGCCGACGTGGTGCGGTTGGAGGTCAGACCAGGAATGCCTTTGCTCCAACCCTCACCAGGACAGTACTACTTTTTATACCAGCCGTTTCGGTTCTCGGGTTGGGAGAGTCATCCGTTTACTGTCGGGGCTTGGTCTTACGAGATAGGGGATCGGACGTCATTGGCACCGCCATTCGAGGGAAATCTGATTAAATCACTTGACGTTTCGAATGTGCCTCTTCTTGCAGGCGGTGCCTCCGACCGAGATTACCAAGGCAACTCCGAAAGTGGCTCTTCGGGTGAAAAAGAATTGTCGAAGTTGAAATTGACTTTCTGGGTCCGCCCATATGACGGTTGGACAAAAAAGTTGCGGCAGCAATGTCTGAGCTCACCGGCCAAGACAAGCGAAACAACTATCCTCCTTGAAGGCCCTTATGGAGACACTTTTCCACTATGGAGGTATGAATCGGTCTTATTTCTTGTCGGTGGGACTGGAATAGCGTCAGCTGTACCCTATATTCAAGATCATCTCCGCCGATCTGTCGAAGAATGGAATGGAAGGCTTGGAGATGAGAAAACATGCGTACGGGACATGGAGCTTGTTTGGACTGCTAAACAAGCGAGATTTATTCGAGATGTATCTCGTCGGGAACTGAAAGAAGCCCTCAAACGAGAAGACTTCAGTGCATCTTTCTATGCTATGCGTGATTTCGCCACATCCTCCGAAGATCCAACCGATTTTGGAATCGAAATCCAGTCAGGTCGACCTAACCTTCAATCCCTGATCATAAGCCGGGCCAGCGAAACATGCTCAGCTGGTACTAGCCTTGCGATCCTCGTATGTGGCCCACCAAGAATGGCGGATGAAGCGCGCGCCGCGACACATCTTGCGATGCGACAAGGCTACCGCTCTATCAAATTCGTGGAAGAGTCTTTTACGTGGTAGGCAAGGGGCTTTATTAAAGCTTTGTGGTGTATCTACGACGCCATGCATATGTACTGTCAAATTTTGTAAATGTTTTGAAGGCCAGAACTTGACCTTTTCCTTGTTAGATGGGCATCCAATGGATTTAGATTTCCTATAGTAGGTTTCTTCGGACTCCAGAGGACCACTGAAGTGTGGTTCGACCTATCGATCTGGGGAAGCAGATGTAGTTGTTGGTGGCTGACAGGGGTGCGTCAAGCACTACGCATGCGACTATTGATTTAAACTCGGTGATCAAAGGTTCTAAATCGACCTATCGAAGGGTTACGGCGTAGAAACAGAGAACATGGGAAATGGAACATCAAATGATCATGTGTTGGGAAATGATAGATCAGTCATAACGCTTCACTGCCCAGAAGAACCGAGACATCACACTCAGGGCCAAAAGCGAAAAAGGAACAAGAACAAAATAGTGCAACTTCAAAGCCAAAGATCTCAATTAGCAACGCCCACTTTTAGGTTGTCTTAACCTCCACCTGCACCTACCACGCCTCTTCCCGTCCGCGTCTGGGGAACACACCGAAATGGTTTATTGTTCGGCAGAGAAACGTTGAACACATTCATGCATATTCGCACCTCTGGCCGAATATGGATTGCCTGAAAGTTGATAAGTCATGTTTGCTAAGCACTACTCTGCTGGCCAAAGCAAACAATTCACGAAAGCATCCACTTCCCTGCAGTGTTGCGAGCTGAGATGCTGAGAGACAATCGGGAGTTTCTTACCCTTGAAGCATGAACGGTATAAGCGAGAGAGCAGAGAGCAGATTGGAAAACAGAACAGTTATAAAAGATACGACCTTTCCGGCAGTCATTCTTGTCCATCATTTCTAAAGTCATCCACACTCTCTGAATTTACCAACTCTTTTCAATCATTTTCCAACTTCTTCGATATATTCACTAAAATGAAGTTCTTCCTCCCCGCCTTTCATTTCGCTGCTACCGCCATGGCCCTGCCTAGCTCGGGCTCTGCTGCCGGCATTACTCCCCACTCCAACGAGGTTGAGGACGCTGTGAACAAGTGTGGTGATGGTGCTCACATGTCCTGCTGCAACAAGATCAACAAGAATGAGGGTATTAGCCAGAACAACATTGGAGTCCTCTCCAATGTCCTCGGAGCCATTGGTAGCGAGGGTCTCGGTCTTGGCCAGGGCTGCACTCAGCTTGACATCCCAGTCTCTGGTGAGTGATCTGATCTACTCCACGAACTAAAGCGTGAGACTGACCATCTAGCAGTCCTTGGAGCTGCTGGCCTGACTGATTTTCTCAAGAAGAACTGCCAGCAGAGCGTTGCCTGCTGCCAGAACTTCAACTCCCAGGCTGTATGTGCTCCCCCAAACCGATTGAAGAGGAATAGTGTTGCTAAACTCAACAGAATGACAATCTCGTCGGTATCGCCGCTCCTTGTGTCAGCTTCGGCGACCTTCTGTAAATTGCATCTCATTGAATGCATCCTTTTCTGCTATGGAAATATCAACGAGAACCGTCAAACTTGTCAATTTTTGGGGGTCTCCGCGGAAAGggctaaaaaaaaggatacCAGCACGGAGTATATATATGTAAATTTGCAGCACCCGTCAAGGACCTCTATTATCTGGCCTTTTTGGACTAGCGTTCTTATATTTGTGAGATTGCTGTTCTCAAGAGCGGATCAAGCCATTCATTTCAATTCCCTTTTTCACCACTCTCTGGGACTTTTCATCTAGCTAATTTATCTCTGCTAATACATACGGACTTATGCCTTAGAGTCTCTGGGTAGATAGTACTCATTGTGAATTGTTCATAAGGAAAGGACTTGACTCAGTTCACTTTTGTCGATTCATTCGTCCATTGTTTCATTTGATGTATTAGACTTACTGTGAGTGTGTGTCTCAGTTGACGTTGTTGGTTTTTTCTGCTGAAAGGTTTAGGTAAGAGTCTAACTAAACCCCAACTACCATGCCCAAAGTACAAgattggatatgagtttGATGCGACCGATTTCGAGATATCAGAGCTGTACTACTTTAGCTCTAGCCGGATGGCATCATATTGCACATAAACAGTGACCGGGAGAATGGCAGTCTCTGTATCCGTTGCGTTGAAAGGTAAATGCAATCGCAACACGTTATCTCCGACATGTAACCAATCCACCGGGAACTCCATTCTTGATCCAACCTGGTAGCAGCTCACTGCAGACCGCACAATGCAGCTGCTTGATTGGTTGAACCCAATTCTTAGAGTCAGGGGATCTGTCTGGTTGTTGATGTAACTTTCCAAAGACAAATTGTTGTATGGCTCAACGGGATTCCACACATCCGTGTTGCCTGCTGCAGTCTTTGCGGCTGCTAATTGTAAGGTCAATGTTGCTGTTTTACGACCGTCCAATTGCTTCGAGTTGAGTTCGAAGTGGATGTTCCAGTCGTGGGTTGTGTCATACTCGACGTGGCAATCCTTTGCCGTCGGCCCGAAGACCGACCAATGGGCAGAGTTAAGATCAGTCGCAGGGTCACTAGTACCGACAGTGTAGTTGATGCCATCAGGGAAATCTGCACGCCAATCATAAGCTCCCCAATAGATCAGATATTCGGGAGGATGGAGCGGATGGGTTGGATCCCTCGCATTGCCTCGTCTGAACTCTCCCGACGACTTGTCAGGAATCCCAATTCGCCAAACCTCGGTTCCAGCCGACTCTTGCTTCCAAAAATCATCAATTGCAGTCTGCCTTCCTGCATGAATGGTGATTCCATCGCGCACAAAGTCACCAAAAATGCCCTCTGCGTAGACAGTGAGTCGGTATTTTCCTTCTTTAACCTGGCCAATGCTGAAACTTCCATCCTGATTGATATCAGTCCAGTACTGATAGGAGCTTGGGACGACACTATTATCCTGAAAGTATTGACCGTCGACCGTGAGAACGGCAATTGGGCGAACGGCGCCCTTGGGGAGTTTCACAGTTCCCTTGACACTGCCTCGATGGCTCGAGGGAGCATATCCGACAACATGCTTTGCTATAGAATCGTAGAATGCAGCGTTCCAGTGAGGATTTGCTATTTCTTCTGCCTCCGATCTCAGTTCCTGGAGAGATGCCGAGCCCTTGCCGCCGTTGAAAAGGTAAAATTGCGGACCAAAGGTTCGATCGAATCCATTTGTGATGTTCGGCGTGCCCTCTCCATGATGGTTTGATACGAGATAATTATAAACAATACCGTCCACTGTCAAATCAGAGTGGAGGGGGCCCTTAGAGATGTCAGCCACCAAGTTTCACCGTGCTCGGTATCGCTTACCCCATAATATGTATCCTTGAATAACCTCGTTAGATGGGACTCAATCTTAGTGGAGATTGGTGCAATGTGACCAACCTTGGTATTCATCACTAGCCATGCTCCATACGTTGCTCCATTTGAGGTACTACCGTCAGCATAGAGGCCGTGCACGCTACTATTTCTCCATTCTGTGAAAACCCCATGAATTAGCCAGTACAATGATCAGTAACTGAAAATGACAAGTGATCGAGCATACGGGTTGAAAATGAATATTTAGTAAAGTAATCAGAGAACTGGGAGAAGTACGCATCACTTGGCGTGTTGTTGAATGTCCAGGTTGCATCTTGAACAACAATCTGCTTCGAAATGGCGACCTTGCTTGGTAATGGTGCGGTCTGGATCTCACTAGATGTTAGATGCGTCCAGAGATCACTATTTGGACGAAACAACGTTCGGAACTCCTGCAAGTTGCGAAGGTAAGGTGTGGTTTCATTGTGATAGGCTAAACGACTGAACGTGTGCAAACCTGTCTCGCCATCGCGTAGGAACCAGTACTGTTGAAACACTTGGCCCGTCGGAGTGTACGTGTCACTCAAAATCATGCCGGCATATTTGGTTCCAGTTGAATCTGTACCCTGGACTACCTCCATGCTTGGAGATGTGGCACCAGCTGTGTAGAAGCCCGAAGGGATACAGTAACAGTCAAGATAGGGCCCTATCCCGGTGGATCCAGACTGAGCACCCAGTAAGTCCTGGCCATCCAGCGTGAGATCGACGATCTGGCCGACGttcttcttcagaacagCCGTGAAGCGATCATTGGTGAGAGTGATGTACGTCTGGTTTTCTACGACGTGTAGCGCCGCGGCAATAGCAGTCCCCGCCGTCAAGGCCGTCAATAACGAAGCCAGCATTTAGGGCGTTTGGGGTTGAGAATTCTCTTTGATGGTTTTTTAAACAAAGTTGTCGTTGTGAATTGCAACCTGAGGTTTATCAAGGATCCCAGTTTGTCGGGAAATCAATGCCCCGAATTAGCCGACTGCGGATGGAACCAAAGAGCAGTTCCATTTCAGTAAATTTTCGATTTGAGCACGGATTTTGAGATCCTCCAATGGAGTAGAGCTCTATTAATCATACTAAAGCATCGGAGCTTAAAATGGCGAAAATTCGGTCGCATCAACCCCACCGGGGGAAGATTTTCAATGGGGAAGTCGGGGATGCGGGGATTTGACGGAGAACGGAGAAATTGCTCGGTCATTGCTCGCCCGAGATTGCCTTTAAAGGAGACATTCTTATTAAAAGTCTACGTTGGTCGTCAAACATATACGAGGAATGGGCGAGGAATAAGTAATAGAAATCTAGCGGGTACAACAAGGTACAGGACGACTTGTGGATAAACACATTCTCATACTTTCTGAATTGACAAAAATCCGCCCTTTTTTCAATCTAGCCGGATCAAGCTGACCAAATCAGCTCGAAAATCTTCTGCAAGCAAGATGCACTTTGACAATCTTCCGATCCTGATCAACACGGCGTCATTTGGCAGGGCCGATATCGTCTGGACAATATGTCTTGGAGTTTGGATGATATACGGATAAGAGGAACAGGGACCGATTGCAAGATGTTCATATAAGGGAAGGGAGGGATGTCCCTATAGAAGTTCCAAAGGACGGGACTTCCTGTGATAGCTTCCACTAGTTTTATTGATTGATTCTTCACCAGATATATTTCTTTCGTTCCAGCTGCGATGACTTGATGGCGAAACCACGGGAGAAAAGATCTCTATTAAATAACCATCCTAGGAGAGACAAGGTCTGCCTGTCAACTACCTTGGCACCCAAAGAGCCGTGACCAATAGCGCTTTGAGCGAAGAACCATTCTCTTGATTAAGCCCTACATCCAGTTGGAGCCGCTCCAACAGAGTTGGGGTATACAGGTGTCTGTGTTCTATCCTCGCACTCGCAGAAATTGGTTTCCAAGGGAACGTTTGAGCACGCACTCGCCGGTGCGGTTGCACAGTAAGTGTTAGTTGATACTGAGGTTGTCATGCCTGCTGGACAGGAACTTGAGGGCATGCAGAAAGTGTCGGCAGTGGATGCGTCTGGGAGGATTGTCATGCTATACCATTGATCTTTGGCACAGGAGCATGAAACAGCTATAGACATACCCGGTACATTAGCTTCTTTGTCTACGTGCTGGGTTTAATCTGATGGACTACAGACTAAGGGGGAAACTGAACaaggaagacgaagaggaatGACTCACCACTGATAATAGTCGACTGTCCTCCCGCTAAGGTACCTTCATACAAGGTTGTGGTAGTCCAAGGAATCGCCCCATATGAGCACTCGGTTGTGATCCAGGATGCATCAAGCGGGAAACAGGTCGACATCTCCATGCAATGACCTGGGTGCCAAACTGAAGGGAAATATCCCTCTGAGCACTGGATCGGGGGCTCTGGTCTAGCGCAGTAAGATGTAGGAGTTCCCATCGTACAATCTTTCGTGTAAACAGCGGTCTGCCCGTCCGAACAGCTGAGCGATGCAGCCTTGGTGATTGTCGCCAGTGGCGCGGCTGTTGTCCCTGCAGCAGTCTGCTGGGGGAATGCTACGGCAGcagtgaagaagaaagagaacaGAGCGATGACTCGAATAGGATCCATTTTTTTTAGCCTTTAGACAAGAGCGAAAGAAGCTATCAGGGGTTGTGAAGAATTGGAAGAGGTGCTTTTTGTCACTTTGAGAACCCGAGTCCAGGGTCAAACTTGGGTTTTATACCACTGCAGCAGGTCTCACTGCGACGGGTCTCGCAACAACAACGCGTTAGTCAAATGTAGGACAATCAAAGTTCGAATAGAATCCTCTTCCACATACGTGTGCCCAGCATTAGTGGGGGCGGTCTCTGAAAGCTCCAAAGAGACAAAGGGCTCAGCTCATAACGTCACTTCATGTAACCTTGGGGATTTTTGGTCCAAAAAAATCATTGGACACCTTGCTCTTCTATTTGGTTTCCCCTCGAGaaacaagaatcaagaaacaCGGGAGGGTTTAAAAATAGTGTGCCCAGCGAGGCCCTCGGAAAACTTCCAACCCAAAGCCCCCCGCCCGTAGCGTCGGGCAGCCCACTCTTCGTATTCATGTTGAGGTGACTTGGACAATATTTGTTACGCCGACATTTGAAGTTCTCCATTTAGTTGCTGTTTGTAAATTTTAGATGGCTCCCTACTACGGCATCTTGTTTTCCCGTCTCAGATATGGCCCTATTGGCGATCTCTTTGACGTCGTGTCCCATTGATCTTATCGAATTTTCACACAGACATTGTATTGCCTTACTGCCTACACGGCTAGTGTAAGCTGATTGCTTTGGATGAGGAGATGGTGAGACATTTCTCGGGAAAAGGAATTGGGGTGAAACAATTGGCGAATGTTTCAATAGCGGCTGGGAATCAGATCTGCACAACCCTTAGATAGGACCTTGACGATAGTGTTATGACCAGGGAAGTCAAAGAGGAGGCTACTCCGTCCACTATAATCAAAGAATACACCGATGAGATATACCCTAATATTAGCTACAGCTGCTCCGTCGTCCCTCACTTTATTCATTGCGGGTGTGCATCTCAAGGCAGCACCTGAGTAGCCCGATAATGATGTAGCACATCTTAAGATAGAGAGTGACGCATCTTACTCGTCCTGTGATGGTCTGGAGGTCCAGGAAGAGAATGTCGTAGACTCCAGGTATGTTTCACCCCTGTCATGTTTTTTCTGCATACCTCTAGATGATAATGATGCTCACTCCGCTTCTGCTTGACCTTTGCTCTTGTGCTCTAGTATAGCCTGAACTATTGGGCCATAGCTCGCTTACTCCATTTGAAATAGGTCGCGTTTTTCGCTTGACACCGCCTCTCCATTCATAATGCCTACACCAGCCCTTTGCGTTTGTACAAAATAGGCCCACTCAATTTTGTTGAACTCTGTCAATGATTTGCTGATTGTCGTCTTGAGGCCACTAAATCATGCTGGAAATTCTCTTTTCCCGTGGCCTGCCAATTAATTCACCACATCTTTGGCCTTCTGATTCGTGAATCTACTTGTTGCCGCGAGCTTTTTTTACGCCGTCCCATATTTAGGCAGAACTCAGTTAGGCCAGGAAGTTTGGAGAATCGGTTGTCGCTACTCCCGCATCCCACTTACCACGATATGGTAATCACTCATCTTACTCCTCCAAGCGGCCCAGGTATTCATAGACCAGCTTAGCCTTGAGCGTCTCGCCGCCTTTGCGAACCTCGATCTGCCGGATCTAGCAATGCTCGCTGTTGAGCTGCTCAAACCCACCAGCCCGGTGGGTAACGCCATTGATGTCGAGGTGTTCTGTAGTCATGAGGATGGCCCTGGTGGTACCCTGCTCCCAGCCGTCGGCGAGCCATGTTGATGGAAGATAAGGTAGGGTTGACTCCGGTTGTGCGGCCGGCGACCTTGCCAAAGAGAGGGTGGTTGGCGTGTCTGGTCTAGTAATTGAGAAGGCGGTTCTCGGTGGAGCCTGGAAGGCCATATTCACACCTGGAGTCGATGGTGCGGTGCATCAGACCAACCTCGTCAACATATTGCTTGATGGTCAAAGGGattgttagagatactagagatctacgatgaatgtagatgtaactggaaatctcttgatgcgttgagagagagagaaactatctacatgctatgactgagactaagtactgggagcaaacagtgggtggtcacgtgaccttccaacaccccccacgactagcactattagtcgaaagcatagtttaaacaaccccaattctccatgtaaaaaaccagtttttgaccttcattaaccccccatttgtagtatgcaaaccgtaaattatccattcagcgcgtttttatagaccgtgaggcccatttggatgatccagcgcttgaatagcgttttgccaaggggttttgtcagtccatccgctgccatatcagcagtcgggatcttgacgaatttAACGTTGCCGGCGGCAACCTCTTCGCGTAGCCTGTGAAAGCGGATCGCGATGTGTTTCGTCGCAGCATGAAATTCCGGGTTGGAAGCGAGAGCAATAGCTCCGTTATTATCCGCATAAATCGGGATTGGCTTCCTAAGAaacccttcaattccaagtTCCGTAAGCAGCTGTGTTAACCAGATCGCCTCTTGTACTGCGAGGGATTCGGCAATGTACTCTGACTCTGTCGTAGAGAGAGCGACacagggttgcttttttgACGTCCAAGAAATAGCTCCACCagccattttgaacaagaagccGGATGTGGAAAGTCCTTTCTCACTGTGTGGGCCAGCCCAATCGGCGTCACAGTATCCACATACAGCTGCATCTTGCATGCTGGGGTGAAAAGAGATCGTGAGTAACTTGGTGCCGGTGAGGTAGCGAAAAACACGTTTCAGGGCTTGAAAATGTACGTcgctaggattcttggcaTGTTTAGCCAGCTTAATAACagcaaatgagatatctGGCCTGGTAGAGACCATTAACCAGATCAGGGTGCCGATTTTCGTCTGGTATTCATGTATCTGTCCCTTCGTTGCAGTGCCTTCGAAAGGGATCAAAGCttgcttctcatccatagGCGTAAcaacttggggttttcattaatggctttcttgaactggcatagtacatataccgagtttatcttgccatcaatagatgtgagatcacgaagagtttcctggaacttgcgtacaaactcgctagcagttccattcttaaagcgaagatcagtccacttggtatagcgggcgaatgaatgttgatgggatgtaacagcgtacgtcgcacgcagtttcttaaatgagtcccgtacatcagtgttttgagcgatatgagaaaaaggctctggagagagagtgcctcttagtaagagattcgctctcgaattgcacagatcccagtttgtacatttcaagttatactcttttcggagtacaatgtttgactcgatgacttgcttcacacgatcacgaatttcagcaacagagatgacaactgttgtagtatgatcacctgcaagatcctgagcttcttcaataagaagattgcgaacagcttcaggactggagtcctgatactcggggatctttgggattgggatcccattagaaatcatgtatgtgtagtaacggttgttagctgcaagagctatgtagagagcggtttcccagtctctgaagttggattgtcccttcaattttgggacggcagatgagatgtcaatctcatggctgttgatggtaaagtcctcaatattgtatgaggcctgcatgacgtcttcttccgcaccgatgtgctcgtcaagagaggtatgtgattggctcgctacagcgggtagcgagtggaatgtggggttcgacggtccgattttcgggttgtcgagggttgtcggcgacgtgatttgacagcgacgaggtaggatccacctacaatggatgaagatcccaaggggtaggcgaggtgttaatctcgtccaatagggtgatgaaaactctggtttgtggggtcaaaacgagaccacagaggttccacagtggggtggtgcgacgcagtacaccaaatgggaggaaaaccagggtttcgagtctgtacagttatgtagaggactcgaaagcgcgaggctcataacctgttagag
Protein-coding sequences here:
- a CDS encoding Glycoside hydrolase-type carbohydrate-binding; the protein is MLASLLTALTAGTAIAAALHVVENQTYITLTNDRFTAVLKKNVGQIVDLTLDGQDLLGAQSGSTGIGPYLDCYCIPSGFYTAGATSPSMEVVQGTDSTGTKYAGMILSDTYTPTGQVFQQYWFLRDGETGLHTFSRLAYHNETTPYLRNLQEFRTLFRPNSDLWTHLTSSEIQTAPLPSKVAISKQIVVQDATWTFNNTPSDAYFSQFSDYFTKYSFSTQWRNSSVHGLYADGSTSNGATYGAWLVMNTKDTYYGGPLHSDLTVDGIVYNYLVSNHHGEGTPNITNGFDRTFGPQFYLFNGGKGSASLQELRSEAEEIANPHWNAAFYDSIAKHVVGYAPSSHRGSVKGTVKLPKGAVRPIAVLTVDGQYFQDNSVVPSSYQYWTDINQDGSFSIGQVKEGKYRLTVYAEGIFGDFVRDGITIHAGRQTAIDDFWKQESAGTEVWRIGIPDKSSGEFRRGNARDPTHPLHPPEYLIYWGAYDWRADFPDGINYTVGTSDPATDLNSAHWSVFGPTAKDCHVEYDTTHDWNIHFELNSKQLDGRKTATLTLQLAAAKTAAGNTDVWNPVEPYNNLSLESYINNQTDPLTLRIGFNQSSSCIVRSAVSCYQVGSRMEFPVDWLHVGDNVLRLHLPFNATDTETAILPVTVYVQYDAIRLELK
- a CDS encoding FRE family ferric-chelate reductase, putative; amino-acid sequence: MLFRWLVVAFAQGVRANLEEERCVTAVYTAYNYISFDGLATKVKGTWESKCRNPLKVASIYAASEMYCNERERAVGLAQLADQCQEFGNLELLPREAVADNLTEDAIRKMTTVDYQDLSRGRSVNVPVLLSPSYFDLMFNTLDSWAFETWSHHAFGYIGYAYWGGIMSLGMIYRLSDWLFHRPQRRSVATTHGRRLLGFTFSTRVEALIVVGFWMISILLSVVGYRTFPGNIYWPDVPSQILRYSADRTGIMSFANLPLLWLFGGRNNIFLWSTGWSFATFNLFHRHVARVATVQAIVHSVLYVVIFIQTGKVWRNMSKTYVLWGILGTFVMILLLITSLDRIRIATYELFLIAHVVLSILTLIACFYHTVVFEGNEYWKYLWPSVAIWVIDRFLRIVRLCYCNLHVSVSSRRLVKVSESCMVYDETADVVRLEVRPGMPLLQPSPGQYYFLYQPFRFSGWESHPFTVGAWSYEIGDRTSLAPPFEGNLIKSLDVSNVPLLAGGASDRDYQGNSESGSSGEKELSKLKLTFWVRPYDGWTKKLRQQCLSSPAKTSETTILLEGPYGDTFPLWRYESVLFLVGGTGIASAVPYIQDHLRRSVEEWNGRLGDEKTCVRDMELVWTAKQARFIRDVSRRELKEALKREDFSASFYAMRDFATSSEDPTDFGIEIQSGRPNLQSLIISRASETCSAGTSLAILVCGPPRMADEARAATHLAMRQGYRSIKFVEESFTW
- a CDS encoding Hydrophobin, producing the protein MKFFLPAFHFAATAMALPSSGSAAGITPHSNEVEDAVNKCGDGAHMSCCNKINKNEGISQNNIGVLSNVLGAIGSEGLGLGQGCTQLDIPVSVLGAAGLTDFLKKNCQQSVACCQNFNSQANDNLVGIAAPCVSFGDLL